The DNA window TTGCCGTCACCGTTGCGGCACCTGCGCGATCCCGGAACCGCGGCGACGCCGTGGCTGCTGGTGCACGACACCACCGGAACCGTGGAAGGCTACGACGAACTCGCCGAACTGTTGGGCCGCAAGGCTCCTGTGCTCGGTTTGTGCGCCACAGCGGCGCCCGGGGAAGAGGATCTCGCGGCGGTCGCGGTGCGCTACGCGCGCGCGGTCGCCGACGCCGGGCTCGATCGCGTCCGGGTGCTGGGCAAGGGAAGCGGCGCGGTGCTCGCGGTCGAAATGGCCGGCGCGCTCGCCGACACCGGTGCCGAGACCGGTGCGCTCGTGCTGCTCGACGCGGCGCGGGACGGCACCGGGCCGTGGCACGAGCCGATCGCCGGGCACGAACCGGGGTTGCACGCGGGCGACCTGGTACTGATCACCACCGGAGACAACGAGGATCAGGAGTTCTTCGCCGACCTCTGCCTCGGCGACCTCCGCGAAGTGCGCGTCAGCAACGACGAACTGGTGTCCCGTTTGGACGAAGCGTGAGCCGCATCGGGGTCGTCGGTGGCTACGGCGCGGTCGGCGCGGCGGCGGTCCGCGCGCTCGGTGGCTGGGATCCGGGGCCGATCCGCGTCGGCGGGCGTGCCCCGGACCGGGCCGCGCGCATCGTCGCCGAAGCGGCACCCGGCGGGGAGGCGGTGGCCGTCGATGTCCGGGATCCGCGGTCGCTCGCGCGTTTCTGCGACGGGTGTTCCGTGGTGCTCAACTGCGCGGGGCCCGCCTTCGAGGTGGGTACCTCGGTCGCCGAGGCGGCGTTCGCCTCGGGATGCCAGTACGTCGACGCCGCGGGCGATGACGCCTTGTTCGCGAAGGTCGGCGGGCTCGTGCCGCCCGGCCGGACGGCGGTCCTGTCGGCGGGGATGATGCCGGGTGCTTCCGCACTGCTGCCGCGATACGCGCTCGCGTTGTCGCCGGACGCACGCCGCCTGACGGTGTACGCGGGGGGACGGGACCGGTTCACCAGGGTCGCCGCGGCCGACTTCCTCACCGGCGGCGCGGAGGTTTTCGGGGAGCCGCTCGCGGTGTGGGAGGACGGCCGGAAGGTCTCCGGCGCGCTGACGACCCGTTCCGCCGCGGTGCTCCCGTTCTTCCCCGAACCCGTCACCGCACGCCCGTACCTCGGGAACGAGCTGGCGAGGATCGCGGAGAACGCCGGGCTGGAGCGGCTGGAGTCGTACTCGGTGTTCGCGGGGGAGCGGGCGCTGGCCGCGCTCGGCGGTGACGGTGACCCGGCGGCGGCGGATCGGCTCGCCGCGGCCAGCGAACTCGACCTGTTCGGCAGGCGGCAGTACGCGTTGCTCGTCGTCGAAGCCACTGGAGCGGGCGACGGCGTCACGGTCGCCCTGCGCGGCAGCGGCGCCAGTGCGCTGACCGGCGCCTTCGCCGCCCTGACCGTGCGCGAAGTACTGGCAGGCGCGGTGCCCGCGGGGACGCACCACGCGGGCGAGGTGCTGGATCCGGTGGTCGCCGCGGACGCGCTCGGCGCGCTGGACGGGATCGAGCTGCGGGTCGTGCACCAGC is part of the Amycolatopsis sp. CA-230715 genome and encodes:
- a CDS encoding saccharopine dehydrogenase NADP-binding domain-containing protein — its product is MSRIGVVGGYGAVGAAAVRALGGWDPGPIRVGGRAPDRAARIVAEAAPGGEAVAVDVRDPRSLARFCDGCSVVLNCAGPAFEVGTSVAEAAFASGCQYVDAAGDDALFAKVGGLVPPGRTAVLSAGMMPGASALLPRYALALSPDARRLTVYAGGRDRFTRVAAADFLTGGAEVFGEPLAVWEDGRKVSGALTTRSAAVLPFFPEPVTARPYLGNELARIAENAGLERLESYSVFAGERALAALGGDGDPAAADRLAAASELDLFGRRQYALLVVEATGAGDGVTVALRGSGASALTGAFAALTVREVLAGAVPAGTHHAGEVLDPVVAADALGALDGIELRVVHQPLAEVGFEEEAL